In Shumkonia mesophila, the following are encoded in one genomic region:
- a CDS encoding 4Fe-4S dicluster domain-containing protein: protein MLKSLHIDPGKCTLCMQCEMACSYENEGLFNPAKSRIKVFDFHDRFVPYTCTQCAEAWCMTACPVDAISVDRATGAKVVSDDLCVGCKVCTIACPFGTVNYNHDTGKVIKCDLCGGQPACAEACPTGAIAYVDSDWTGYDKMRRWAGKTDSGAAQAHA from the coding sequence ATGCTCAAATCGCTTCACATCGATCCCGGGAAATGTACCCTCTGCATGCAGTGCGAGATGGCCTGCTCGTATGAGAACGAGGGGCTCTTCAATCCGGCGAAGTCGCGGATCAAGGTCTTCGATTTCCACGACCGTTTCGTGCCCTACACCTGTACCCAGTGCGCCGAGGCGTGGTGCATGACCGCCTGCCCGGTCGACGCCATCTCGGTGGATCGGGCCACCGGCGCCAAGGTGGTGTCCGACGACCTGTGCGTGGGGTGCAAGGTGTGCACCATCGCCTGCCCGTTCGGCACCGTGAACTACAACCACGACACCGGCAAGGTCATCAAGTGCGACCTCTGCGGCGGCCAGCCGGCCTGCGCCGAAGCCTGCCCGACCGGGGCCATCGCCTACGTCGATTCCGACTGGACGGGCTACGACAAGATGCGCCGCTGGGCCGGCAAGACCGATTCCGGCGCCGCCCAGGCACATGCGTGA
- a CDS encoding Gfo/Idh/MocA family protein, which translates to MAAKPRLRFAVIGVNHYHIFGQTQCLLDAGAELAAVDLAGGEPHIVAGFRDKFPQARQVRDKAEILEDAAIQLVVGAAIPYRRAALGIEVMRHGKDYMTDKGGFTTLEQLDAVRRAQKETGRIYSICFSERFENRATVKAAELVRAGAIGRVLQTVGLGPHALHNQPRPDWFFRREPTGGILADIASHQVDQFLYFAGATDAEVVASQVANHNNPQYPEFEDFGDIVLAGGGATGYIRVDWFTPGGLGVWGDGRLFVLGTEGYIELRKYIDVAGRPGANHLILVDGKGIRHIDCNDVPLPYGGQLIADVLERTETAMGQEHCFLASRLCLEAEAKARRLGHLAGDAGA; encoded by the coding sequence ATGGCCGCCAAGCCACGCCTTCGTTTTGCCGTCATCGGGGTCAACCACTACCACATCTTCGGACAGACCCAGTGCCTGCTGGACGCCGGCGCCGAGCTGGCCGCCGTCGATCTGGCCGGCGGCGAGCCGCACATCGTGGCCGGCTTTCGCGACAAGTTCCCGCAGGCGCGCCAGGTTCGAGACAAGGCCGAAATTCTGGAAGACGCCGCCATCCAACTGGTGGTCGGCGCCGCCATCCCTTACCGGCGGGCCGCCCTCGGCATCGAGGTGATGCGCCACGGCAAGGACTACATGACCGACAAGGGCGGCTTCACGACGCTGGAGCAGCTCGACGCCGTGCGCCGGGCGCAGAAGGAGACGGGGCGCATCTATTCGATCTGCTTTTCCGAGCGCTTCGAGAACCGGGCGACGGTGAAGGCCGCCGAACTGGTGCGCGCGGGCGCCATCGGGCGCGTGCTGCAGACGGTCGGCCTGGGGCCGCACGCGCTGCACAACCAGCCGCGCCCCGACTGGTTCTTCCGCCGCGAGCCGACCGGCGGCATCCTGGCCGACATCGCGTCGCATCAGGTCGACCAGTTCCTCTACTTCGCCGGCGCCACCGACGCCGAGGTGGTGGCGAGCCAAGTGGCCAACCACAACAATCCGCAGTACCCGGAATTCGAGGACTTCGGCGACATCGTGCTGGCGGGGGGCGGCGCCACCGGCTACATCCGGGTCGACTGGTTCACGCCGGGCGGGCTGGGGGTGTGGGGCGACGGCCGGCTGTTCGTGCTGGGCACCGAGGGCTACATCGAGCTGCGCAAATACATCGACGTCGCCGGCCGGCCCGGCGCCAACCACCTGATCCTGGTCGACGGCAAGGGAATCCGCCACATCGACTGCAACGACGTGCCGTTGCCCTACGGCGGGCAACTGATCGCCGACGTGCTCGAGCGCACCGAGACGGCGATGGGCCAGGAACACTGCTTCCTGGCCTCCCGCCTGTGCCTGGAAGCCGAGGCGAAGGCGCGCCGCCTGGGCCATCTGGCCGGCGACGCCGGCGCCTGA
- a CDS encoding PAS domain-containing protein — translation MVPFVLIALIGSAFVVGALIVAAGGQDRLAEQAEARAVNNEIERLRQQAERAVLDYSYWDQAVENLVETFNPAWTTDNLGSYVSDVHGIDVSYVLDPDNRVTYAYAPGTSAVVNPFIRFSGGLDVLVKQARQTKPDAPPVPATGFLRDGNTLHIAAASALTSYETVGGRRIDKGTRWVLLFTVELNPRAIAEMAAHVGLDDFAVAFSSAAPPPPHVVVKQANGHPAGYLTWSGAHPGRDMLWWSLPGLGVILVLLVGLGGVFVRRAVDTALRLESQTAAAIAQKMRSETYLAVAGTMMVALDRDGRVTMVNRKACDVLGYREDEIMGMDWLETLVAPEHRDRQRRVSGAALAGDIESVREHETLVVAKGGERRLIAWYNNVVDDPQGGFRGTLSSGQDITAKRQTEDAFRQLQFRFQALLDHSPSAIFLKDTEGRFVFANKEFARRARTRVEDVVGKTDFDFLDDETARRLEAIDREVMDTRQTRQTEIAMITLDGPRTIVSMKFPILDENGTLIGIGGIGTDITEHAQAKEAAQKLQADLAQVLRLGTVGEIASGLAHEINQPLTAVMNYAVGMLRRLRSGGVQPEDTIRVFEIIAEQARRAGDIVRRMRQFVRREGPGFSEANINRAIREAIDLVTADATQLHVAIEFDLDESLPPILADAVQVQQAILNLARNALDAMAGETAAALPRQLTLKTRQTEAGMIEVTVRDTGPGIPERIRSRVLDPFFSTRKGAMGMGLPICRTIVTAHGGTLWFTTSPDKGTSFHFTLPVAPRVAVEAEPATPETPAGRARVSR, via the coding sequence TTGGTCCCGTTCGTCTTGATCGCCCTGATCGGAAGCGCCTTCGTCGTCGGCGCGCTTATTGTCGCGGCCGGTGGCCAGGACCGCCTGGCCGAGCAGGCGGAAGCCCGCGCCGTGAACAACGAGATCGAACGGCTGCGCCAGCAGGCCGAACGCGCCGTCCTCGACTACAGCTATTGGGACCAGGCCGTCGAGAACCTGGTCGAGACCTTCAACCCGGCCTGGACCACCGACAACCTCGGCTCGTACGTCAGCGACGTCCACGGAATCGACGTCAGCTACGTGCTCGACCCCGACAACCGTGTGACCTATGCCTATGCGCCGGGAACGAGCGCGGTGGTCAACCCCTTCATCCGCTTTTCCGGCGGCCTCGACGTGCTGGTCAAGCAGGCCCGCCAGACCAAACCCGACGCGCCGCCGGTGCCGGCCACCGGCTTCCTGCGCGACGGCAACACCCTTCACATCGCCGCCGCCAGCGCGCTGACCAGCTATGAAACGGTGGGCGGGCGGCGCATCGACAAGGGCACCCGCTGGGTCCTGCTGTTCACCGTCGAATTGAACCCGCGCGCAATCGCCGAGATGGCCGCGCACGTCGGCCTCGACGATTTCGCCGTCGCCTTCTCGTCGGCCGCCCCGCCGCCGCCCCATGTCGTCGTGAAGCAGGCCAACGGCCACCCGGCCGGATATCTGACATGGAGCGGAGCGCATCCCGGCCGCGACATGCTGTGGTGGTCGCTGCCCGGACTGGGTGTCATCCTGGTGCTCCTTGTCGGACTTGGCGGCGTCTTCGTGCGCCGCGCCGTCGACACCGCCCTGCGCCTCGAAAGCCAGACCGCCGCCGCCATCGCCCAAAAGATGCGTTCCGAAACCTATCTGGCGGTGGCCGGAACCATGATGGTGGCGCTCGACCGCGACGGCCGGGTGACCATGGTCAACCGCAAGGCCTGCGACGTCCTCGGCTATCGCGAGGACGAGATCATGGGGATGGACTGGCTGGAAACGCTGGTGGCCCCGGAACATCGCGACCGTCAGCGGCGGGTCTCGGGGGCGGCCTTGGCCGGCGACATCGAATCGGTGCGCGAGCACGAAACCCTGGTCGTGGCGAAGGGCGGGGAACGCCGGCTCATTGCCTGGTACAACAACGTGGTCGACGACCCGCAGGGGGGATTCCGGGGGACCCTGAGCTCGGGCCAGGACATCACCGCCAAGCGGCAGACCGAGGACGCGTTCCGCCAGCTCCAGTTCCGCTTCCAGGCCCTTCTCGACCACTCGCCGTCCGCCATCTTCCTCAAGGACACCGAGGGGCGCTTCGTCTTCGCCAACAAGGAATTCGCCCGCCGGGCCAGAACCCGCGTCGAGGACGTGGTCGGCAAGACGGACTTCGACTTCCTGGACGACGAAACCGCCCGACGGCTGGAAGCGATCGACCGCGAGGTCATGGATACCCGCCAGACCCGGCAGACCGAAATCGCCATGATCACCCTCGACGGTCCCAGGACCATCGTGTCCATGAAGTTCCCGATCCTCGATGAAAACGGCACGCTGATCGGCATCGGCGGCATCGGCACCGACATCACCGAACATGCGCAGGCCAAGGAGGCCGCCCAGAAACTGCAGGCGGACCTGGCGCAGGTGCTGCGCCTGGGCACGGTCGGCGAGATCGCCTCGGGCCTCGCCCACGAGATCAACCAGCCGCTGACGGCGGTGATGAACTACGCCGTCGGCATGCTGCGCCGGCTGCGCTCCGGCGGCGTCCAGCCGGAAGACACCATCCGCGTCTTCGAAATCATCGCCGAACAGGCGCGACGGGCCGGCGACATCGTGCGCCGCATGCGCCAGTTCGTGCGCCGCGAGGGGCCCGGCTTCAGCGAAGCCAACATCAACCGGGCGATCCGCGAGGCAATCGACCTGGTGACGGCCGACGCCACCCAGCTCCACGTGGCCATCGAATTCGATCTCGACGAGTCGCTGCCGCCCATCCTGGCCGACGCCGTCCAGGTTCAGCAGGCGATCCTCAACCTCGCCCGCAACGCCCTGGACGCCATGGCCGGCGAGACCGCCGCCGCCCTGCCCCGCCAGCTGACGCTGAAAACCCGGCAGACCGAGGCGGGCATGATCGAGGTGACGGTCCGCGACACCGGCCCCGGCATCCCCGAGCGCATCCGCAGCCGCGTCCTCGACCCCTTCTTCTCGACCCGCAAGGGGGCGATGGGGATGGGCCTGCCGATCTGCCGGACCATCGTCACCGCGCATGGCGGCACGCTGTGGTTCACCACCAGCCCCGACAAGGGAACGTCCTTCCACTTCACCTTGCCCGTCGCGCCGCGCGTGGCCGTCGAGGCCGAGCCGGCGACGCCGGAAACGCCGGCCGGGCGGGCCCGGGTTAGCCGTTGA